The genome window AAGTACTCTCTTGCCTTGCGCACGGTATCTGCTGTTAACGGCTCTAACGTGGGGGTAGGAGCGGAAAGGTTGAGCAGATAGCCGGGCAAGGTGGTTAGGTTGTCGAGGTCGTGGGTGATACAGAGAATGGTTTTGCGCTGCTCCGTGACCCAGGCGTGCAGCAAGTCGAACACTCGACGACGGTAGTACACATCCAACTGCTGAGTGGGCTCATCAAGTAAGTAGAGGGCCGCATCCTGGAGGCTAAGTTGGGCCAACCAGACCAACTGCTGCTCCCCGCCGGAAAGAAGCGTGAAGTCTTGCTGGGCCAGATGAGCCGCCCCCACGCGGGCCAAGGCCGCTTCTGCTAGGGCGTAATCCTGGGTTGAATAAGCGCCCAGAAAACGGTGGTGCCGAAAGCGCCCCATCACCACTAGCTCCCGCACGGGAATGGCAAACTCCACGCTGCCGCGCTGGGGTAGGTGAGCCAGCAGGCCACTAGCCGCCGGCCGCCGAATGGTGCGCAAATCCTGCCCTAGCACCTGAGCTTGGCCCTGGTAGGCCAACTGCCCCGTTAGGGCCCGAAACAGGGTAGTTTTGCCGCAACCGTTGTGGCCTACCACAGCTACAAAGGCGGGTTCAGGTACCGTAAAACACAAATTGCGGAGCAGGACGCGCTGTCCATACCCCGCAATTAGGTTGTTTATCAGCAAAGGAGCCAGAGGCTGAGAGCTAGAAACTAAAGTAGGCCGTTCTGCAGATTTGTTCGGCATCAGCTTTATTCCACCTCCAATCTTCTAGCTTCTTTTTTAATACTCGTCTTCGTTGAACATGAAGTCTTCCTTGGTCGGGTAGTCCGGCCATACTTCTTCGATGTTCTCGTAGGGCTGACCATCATCCTCCAGAGCCTGCAGGTTTTCTACTACCTCCATCGGGGCACCCGAGCGGATAGAGTAATCAATCAGCTCATCCTTGGTGGCAGGCCAGGGTGCATCTTCCAGGTACGAAGCAAGTTCCAGGGTCCAATACATAGTCGTGTGTGCTACTGAAAAAAAGTGGTCGAAAAGTAAGTTCGCGGCAGCAAAAACCCGGCCGATGGTGGGGGCATGACACCATTACCGGCCCGGGGTTGCACTTTGCTGACGACAACGTAAAATAGGCAGTAAAGTTGGGCTAGCCCGTTACGCGCTGCTGAAACATGGCAATCAGCTCGTTCTTGGTCCGGATTTTCCGCTCAAACGCCCGGATCTTGCCCTGCAGCATGGTACGAAAGGCGTCGTTGCCGGGCGAGTCGTTGAGCTTGCCCAGGTTTTCTTCCAGCACTTCCTGCTCCTGCTTGTCATACTTGATAAAGTCGCGCAGGGCCTGAATCCGCACATTGGCTTGGTCGCGGGGGGAGTTGGCCTCCGGGCCGGTGGGTTGGCGCTTGCGCACATAGTGCTCTAAGGCGCTCATTTCGAACACCTTGTCGCAGGCCAGGATAAACTGCTCCCACACCCTATCCGATTCCTCACCGCGCACGGGGCCCACCTTTTTCCAGGCGGCCTGCAGCTCCTTGGCCCGGGCCACAGCCTGCGACATGGGCTGGCTGAGTAGGGCTTGGGCCTCGGCTACCAGGGCGCGTTTGCGGCTCAGGTTGTCCTCGCCGCCGGTGGAAACGGCCGGCTCCTGGCGCTTGCTTTCAATGTGCACCTTCAGGCGCTCAAAGAAGTGGTTGTGGGCGGCCCGGAAGCGCGTCCACAGGTCGTTGGCCTGCTTGCGGGGTAGGGTGCCCTCAATTTCCTTCCAGGCCTGCTGCAGCTGCTTGAGCTTGCGGGTAGTTTCCTCGAAGTCGTTGGAATTCTGCAGAGCTTCCGACTTGTGAATCAGGTCTTTGTATTGGTCGTACACCCGATTGGTCATGGCCTTCTTCTCGGCCAGGAAGTCCTTCTTGCGAGCAAAGAAAGCGTCCACGGCAGCCTGGAAGCGCACTTCCAGCTCGTCGGTGAGGTGCTTTTCTACCGGGCCGGTTTTAATCCAACCCTGGCGCAGGTCTTTCAGCTTTTCGCTGCCAGCCTGCCAGTCAATGGTATCGTGGAGGGCCTCCGCTTCCTGAATCAGGCTGATTTTGGTGGCCAGATTTTTCTCGCGGTTGCGGTTAATCGTTACTTTAATGGATTCCTCCGCCTCCGTCAGGCGGCGGTAGAGGCTCTCAAAGTCGCCGAGGGCGTCGTAGCTGCCTACCTGCTCTTTGAGGTGCAGGGCCTTCATCAGGAAAGA of Hymenobacter sublimis contains these proteins:
- a CDS encoding ABC transporter ATP-binding protein — its product is MLINNLIAGYGQRVLLRNLCFTVPEPAFVAVVGHNGCGKTTLFRALTGQLAYQGQAQVLGQDLRTIRRPAASGLLAHLPQRGSVEFAIPVRELVVMGRFRHHRFLGAYSTQDYALAEAALARVGAAHLAQQDFTLLSGGEQQLVWLAQLSLQDAALYLLDEPTQQLDVYYRRRVFDLLHAWVTEQRKTILCITHDLDNLTTLPGYLLNLSAPTPTLEPLTADTVRKAREYLESEESLTVKW
- a CDS encoding DUF2795 domain-containing protein; its protein translation is MYWTLELASYLEDAPWPATKDELIDYSIRSGAPMEVVENLQALEDDGQPYENIEEVWPDYPTKEDFMFNEDEY
- a CDS encoding DUF349 domain-containing protein, whose amino-acid sequence is MEQQDHLLAEARRYGYIEGDQVWLRPLLDLPARHVGQVKESADASLLYFAQRFTLFRTKVEDLLQKIEESDNKGSFLMKALHLKEQVGSYDALGDFESLYRRLTEAEESIKVTINRNREKNLATKISLIQEAEALHDTIDWQAGSEKLKDLRQGWIKTGPVEKHLTDELEVRFQAAVDAFFARKKDFLAEKKAMTNRVYDQYKDLIHKSEALQNSNDFEETTRKLKQLQQAWKEIEGTLPRKQANDLWTRFRAAHNHFFERLKVHIESKRQEPAVSTGGEDNLSRKRALVAEAQALLSQPMSQAVARAKELQAAWKKVGPVRGEESDRVWEQFILACDKVFEMSALEHYVRKRQPTGPEANSPRDQANVRIQALRDFIKYDKQEQEVLEENLGKLNDSPGNDAFRTMLQGKIRAFERKIRTKNELIAMFQQRVTG